The following is a genomic window from Amaranthus tricolor cultivar Red isolate AtriRed21 chromosome 10, ASM2621246v1, whole genome shotgun sequence.
TTTGTATTTAATATTCTTCTCTCTCTCCAATTCAATAAAATATGTTATCTCTTTGCCCTACCCTATTAATGTACTATTGTGTCATATTTATTGTTTCGGTTTATCTTGAATTAGTTTTTAGTGTGAATTAAAGTATTAACTGCTTAGCCTAATTTCAAACATTAACATCACATTATCGGCTATGACTTTTTATATTCGTGTGGTTATGACTTAATTACTGACGCCCATTATTATGAGCTAACGGATGATAACAACAAATTATGAATGCACTTCTTATATAAAGCGTTAAATATCCCTTAATCGAACCCACTACAATTCGTCGTTACATTCTTTTGATGCTATGTAAATGAATGCACTCaaacaaaaacttaagctgatggcGATAACCTAAGATATGTTATTTATAGATTGATGGTTAAAGactaaaatatctaacactCTCTATTCCGCTCATTTAATATCATTTgctattttgattaatttcactcattttgcatccattttatttttggacaatagtTCATCATTCTCTTTTAAtcttatacatacattataactctcttttaatatcatccacataattAACTTGCTCTCTTTATTTATAACTAAATATCAAccttttctttaaaaatcaaTCTACTTCTATTAGAAAATAGTATACTttattatgaaaatgattttataaactaattacttataataagaatattaatgcCATTAACTAATATTTATTATGTTATATGGTAGGCAAAACTCTATTTAAAAAAGTAATAGTTATTTCAATCGAGATAAAACTCtatttttatatcaaaataagagGATGTATAGGTAAATAACGATTATTTAAGAAAGTAATAAATTACACTTATGTGTCCTTATTTTACAGAAagtcttttataattttaattttaattttaattttttttaaatttttcttaatattatatattttatttttttaattatttgcaaataaccattattgtttaaaattttcGAATTCAAATAGATGGTGTTCATATGATATGGGATCACGTAGTTGAATTCTTCTAATGATTGATGTTGCCATcaaatcaattaatttattctacCCAAGTACGTAGTACAAAGAACGAAAGTTAATTTATGTTAGAAAATTGTCTTTTAGGGGCAGACATTTATTTAAATCCTAATAGTAATGTATAGATTAGGAGTGGACTAATTATTCTTGAGATCAATTTCTTcgtttataaattaattttctaaattaatgaTGTTTGCTCATGTAATTTGATAGGACAAGtttgatattattgtttttctttaGTTAAAGTTTTggttaaatgttttttttattggtaCTTTTACTTTTGAGGTAACGGTGTTATTTATAGTTCTCTTTATGTAGGGTTTAGATTTTTTGGAAGTAAATTTGATGGTATTTCTCTTACATCCTCTTCCAATGCGTACGAGTATGGATTGTCCGTAATCTTTTCATAGTGACAACGAGAAGAGAGTGTCACGGTAATAAAGTAATATCActtaaatttgacaaaaaaaataataaaggtataTTGAAGTGTATGGGgctttcattttgaaatatttacGAACTAATCGTAACATTTTGTATATAGaaaaatcaaatactctttTATTGTCTCATTTGTATTGAcaaaaatttgaagaaaagaAAGGGATCCGCGTGTGCTATAATCACATGAAATAGTGTATAATAGATAGAGTTATTTTTTACTCGCTCCgttcttttttatctttcattttgagtttttcacacatattaaaaaagatagaatttttgggttgtagtgggtattattttaattaaatagtagtgtgaagtaatgattgtattgaaaatatgaggttgtagtgggtattattttaattaaatagtagtgtgaagtaatgattgtattgaaagtataagagagaaaataattataaataaaagaaaaggggtacattaaaagaaaatggggtgTTTTAAAGGGTAAAattgggataaaaactttctaaaaatagaaagtattctaaagtgaaagaacttttgaaactatccgttataataatgtggaagatcaaaaaaaacggagggagtaataaaatAGTATTCATTAGGAcaaaattgtaagaaaatctAACCTATAAATAGAAAAGCAACAATAAATGTAAATTGCCGAAATAAGAAAATTAgagaataaaagagaattaaatgAAATACCAGTATCAATTGCAACTTGTAAGTATAATATAATGGATGGGAAAATATATAACACAAGAAAACAATTATGATCTAATTAATTGGGTGAAATAGGCATATTAGACGGACCAATTGAGAGTTTAGAATAAGAGAAGACATAAATATACAATGAGTATGGaggaataattaaattaaagtataataaataaagtcaagttcaactcaaaaaaaaaaaagtaaaggttCATCCATGGGATCCTGGATTCATTTTATCCAtgttaatgataaaattaacaaaaaaaaaattattttgattgattctTGATAGtgtatatcatttttaatttcacataaatataaGAAAGTgaacatgatttaatgagttattttattaaaaactaattaactAATAACTGAATTATATTCCAACactacttaaaaataaattacttattCATTTGTTTTGCGCTTAGACTAAACAAAACATGATAAATTAAACACTTAATAACGTTGCAATATTTGTTGGGATGATTCATCGATGTTGTATGAACCTTCCCAACGATATTCACATAGTTTTAAACTCACtattctatttttaaaatagAAGTACATAAAAGCTTTTAAGATTTGTCAAACTTAGAAAAAGCTttgttgttaaaaaaaaaaaagaaaaaaaaagaaaaaaacctaAAAGGCTATTTATAGAAGTgctaaaaagagaaaattaaaagataaaattttgaaaatctaaCTCATAGCTAGTCATGTATATAGAGACTTGCTAGGGTTTAAAGAACTTGTCAAAATTTGTTtggaaattaattttaaaatctcATCTTTAAataatcaacttttaaaaatcttacattTTCTTTATCATATGAAAAATACTATTAGAGGAATGAATTGTTATATTTTCTTTTCCTAAAACTAAGAAACCTAAACAAAAACCAATAAACTTGTTTAACTTTTTGAGAGTTGGAACTAACAACTTTTATGTTCCTGGTCTAGTTCAAATCAATCTTatatttcttttgaaaatacACACATACAATACTCGTTGTTCGTGTAATCTTGATTGTTCGTAAGGTTCAATAAAACAGATCTTAATTTATAGCGATTTAAACTTTAGAACAACCTCAATCTTTGGATTCAATGCCAAATATGGATACATGTACTTATGGAATTGATTATTAATCTTGAACTCAAACTGATATTGAACCTTTTGATGAACTCAAATCAATCATTGTTAGactttaaaagattaataaatggAATTAAACTTTCATCATTAGGCCTTGGATAGGAGTTAACTTCCCTTTGGACTTTCTCCCTTGTAAGATCACATAGACTTGATCTCAAACTTGTTCTTATGTCTCTCTACACTATTGATTTTGTTCGTCTTCTTGGGGCTCATTATTTGCACCCTATATGTTTTATTGTGGGTGCAAGACACATTTACTTCTAGTTCTAACAAAGTGACCCTAAATAGCTAATGTGGCTATATTgtaataaacaattaaaatattctacaaaaatgtgtttttaatttaaaaaatggcaaaaaaaagtTCTAAAGATTTGGACTTGATTACCCTACAaaatttacatataaaaatttaataaacataAGAGAACAAATTCTTCAAGTTTATCTATAGTGAAGTAAAAGTGTAAGTTCCAACACAGTggttaagcataatcaaaattgCAATGATCGGATCTTAGTTTGAAAATGAGTTCAAATTTTTTCtcgaattattttttatttaaatttcacaCCAACTTTATCTaatgtttaaattatttatcataAAAAGAAGAGAATTATCAACAGTGAAAATATAGTTAGGTAAATGAGTTTCATATGATCTTGAATTATATTAGACTCATACTCTACTTAAAATTAGAGTTGATTCTAATAGGGTTTATTTAAGGATGAACTAGGATCCAAGATCATATCAAAATCTTGTTAAACTTTAGGTCTATATTTTTTACCCTAAGGTTCCGATTAAAGGGTTTGCCAAATTTAGGTAAGATAGAAAATTCAAGAGTTtagattttatgattttaaaacttaaatttcacttataaaataatttttaatggttTGGATCTAAGATTGGACCCTTAAGATTGGGGGTCCAGATTTGGATTAGACCCTAAAAGTAGGGTCCAGATAAGGAACAAATTCTGGATCCCAACCCTAAAATTCACATACCTAATTTCGGTAGGGTCTTGAACCCATTCACACCCCTAGTTATCATGTACATAAATTGTTGTGTAAGACATTCTCCTTACGAGACACATCATATTTATGGGTTAAATATCTTAGCTAATATAAATTATGAGAATACGAGCTACTTCCTCCGTCTCTATGAAATTGTATCATTTGACTCAATTACGTGAGAGCTTTTAAAGTCAAATGATGCTACTTCAATGGGATAGAGAGAGTatttgttttgatgtagtttcaCCAAAAGATCGTCTTCCACAAAAATAACTGTGTCGAAAGCAAGCAGAGAGAAATTGAccaatcaaaattataattaaaagacGTACTCCACAAGAAAAACCAACGTACATTTTCGAAGTTAAGAATTGGGGAAGGTATCAATTGGCAATTAGCAAAATGAAGTGTAAGTAGCACATATTTAAAAGGATATCAACATTAGACATTCTACCGGAATCTTCTCCGGCATATAATgtaaatatacttttatttatttggaATCTTCTTAAGCATCTTATAAGCATATACTTCACTCTACAAGTCAACtacaattattttttcaagttaTATCTTGTTTCAATGATAGGGAAATGAGAAGTTAGCATCTTATTTACATGGGTACATGACATTGgccaaattattttatttataatttgaattaatcaaaattattattatgtatgaAAATCCACTAACAAAAATAGAGGAAGCTAATACAAAGTTGACTTTTATTAACAACTATTATGACATTAGCATTTGTGGGATTATTTTACATTCCTTATCCTTATCTAAGATGATTTTGTTGGAGTGGGACCAATTATTTGTgtcaatttatttaaaataatttatgaatTACGATCAGTTATTTTACGAATTAcagctttaatttttttttttgcgaattacaatcaTTAAAGTAACAATGTCTACAGTATTCAGGTTAAATCACAGAATTTCGACCACCTAACCTAAaattttaacaactaaaatGGTTGATATCATGTGATATGGCTTGAACGCTGTAGATACTAATACTTAGGTggttgtaattaaaaaaaaaaatcactgaGACAGTAATTCGTAGAAGACCCGACTTTAAGCCTTAATTTGCAATTTAAGATTTTTCACTCTTATGTTCATTTTGAAGgttacatttgaaatattttatacaaAGAGATAGAACTTTCATTATGGTTTTTTATCGatataaatgttaaatatatCAATGTTAGATCTTATTCgatttgttttaatatatagaattataatttatacttttcattaatttaacaaaaaaaatatttatacttgAAAATTGAGCGGAAATCAAATGTAACCTACATCATTAAATGAAGAGAGTGTAATTTTGAATATTCATTGCTTAAAACAACATTTTTTATCGTTAAATAACGGATAATTTTATAGTTagctttaatttaaataaataaaataaactttttagaCAACATATGAATTATCAAGCCTTGTGAATGTGAAGTACTATAGAGTATCAGCAACACTACCATAAAGAGATGAATCTTCATACACATGTTAGGAGTGGATAATAAATTTAGATTTGGTGTCCACTAAAGTGGGACAAGATTTACATGATGACATGCCAACATGAGTACTGCTTTTAGAAGCATACAAAATTTTGACAAGAATAAACCACTAAAATGTCGAGTGACAACAATACTTAAAAAATACTTAAAGAACTTATATCCTTCCACTACTGAAAAATTTTATCTGTTGCGTGATAATTGCTACAATTTTTCTTAAGCATAGCATTAAATAGGATGAAAAacgaggaaaaataaaaaattacactatatgctgcggttctctaAAAACCGCATATAGtgtaatttttgttaattaaataataaaaattatattatatgctgcgattttcATGGAATCGCAACATAGAATGtaatctttattattttttaaaaataaatgtgccTCTTGTGTTTTACTAATACTACTGCTTCTTCAATACGATATACAATCTACTgttttattcttcttcttcttcatctaaaACCCCcctaaaacccataaaatttatcctcttcttcatcttcaatacTGCTGCATTTTCGTTctcaaacccacgaaatttatcatcttcttcttcttcttcaagttgtCTTGTTGATCATATTTGCAAACCCACGAAAAATTCTCCCATTGTTGTTTTGTTcaagttcatcttcaaaacccacgaaaattctcCCACGAAATTAAagtataatttctcttttaatttcttaaacctCTAAGTTTTTGCAAGTTCAAAACACACGAAATTTAGggctaattttcttttatactaattttgtttttgtttttcattgtagattaTATTACATAACCCatgaaatcaaggtaatttctatttattttgttaatttgtaagtttatattattattgttttacttgtaatttagtaatttagtgctaagatatcaattatttgtgaattttacatttttcaagtttacgttattaatttgttaattatttgtgcattttgttaaaaatgtggtttgttgttatacttatgtatttaattattagaattagaatacatatatttttagggttaaatgatttaattttattatttatattttgaagtatgaagtatagaattagaatatgtttggttatatagaatttgaatatgaagtatacaatgttaattattctaaATGATTTTAGTTTTGGAATACAATAATGTAGtgcttatatagaattagaatatgaagtatgtatatttagggttaaatagatttggtataaataagtatatttttagggttaaatatgtttggtattaataagtatatatgtcaaaaaataattattaattttattttgaattaattaatcacacttaggatgaaaAAAGATTGTTCTTGaatgtatggaagcattaaatcgtcagaatttattgatggtgtattagaattttgtagtattgccgtTGAACCGTAACATTTGTAATTGCCTATCTACTGCTAGCACAAGTGCTTGGGTTCAAAACTGCAGTATAtgatggccaaaaaaccgcaacaaataatgatttttccactagtgttcaACGATAATTCAAAACTTCACATTTGAACGATGGATTATCTGAGAGATGTACTAGAAGTTGTATGAGTGCCATTACCAACGACTTCATCATTTTTGCTCGAATTAAGATAAGACAAGAGATTAGCTTGTGTGAGAGGTCATGTTAAAAGACACACGTGTCTATGTACCAAACATGGATTTGGTGGACTAAGAGTAAGAGTGTGAAGTGCTTCatttatggaaaaatggaagCGAACAAACTATTCATcattattttgtttctttaaaAGTTATCATTGTCTTCCATATGCTCATTgttagtaatagtaataaaccTAACCTTAGACTCGGACACGTagacttcttattttgagaattaaaatttctcaaaacttattttgaattatatttttcatttatgttGATAAGATTTGGTCCCTGAGTGTGGACATTAGCTTGTTGTGGGTGAGGCACCAAAACTCCTTATCCAATGTTGTTGTTGAAACCATCATGTTGAGGCCCAATGTGTGCTTTGACCCAATCATTAAAAGATTGGGTGGGATATtagcgaaaatttgaaataaataagcaaaaaaattaaaaaatcgtATAATAgacaatttttgaaaatatttttcaaaataagcacttttTTCCTATAGTATAGGTTCGggattgttcgttgttagtaacagcagaCAAAGATTTTTGACCAAgattctttgttcgctgttacagCGAACAATTACAGCTCTATTTTcacttgcaattttttttaggTCTTGTCAATTTTACAAGGCTAATTTGTTATTAACTTCCTTATTTATTTCCTAAAATTTGGAGAAATTGATAATCATGGGATTAAGGGTGAAGGgtgattttatttgattgaaTAAAATCACCCTTAATTCCATAATTAtaaactttttcaaatttttaggaaataaaataggaaagttaattttaggttttcaattaaaataattagcaattaaaaatttaaaatttttaggcttttaattagtaaaaagcTACGGttatcaactttctataattaaataaaatcacctCTAATTCCATTATTATCAAATTTCCCaattttttaggaaataaaattggaaaattaattttaggttttaatcaaaaaaaaaaccgtagcaattaaaaatttaaaatttttaggcttttaattatcaaaaagatacgttataaactttttataattgaataaaatcaccCTTAATTCATTATTGTCAACTTTCCCTATTTTATCccaatttttaggaaataaaatagggaaattaattttaggtttttaattaaaataacattaggcactttatataattgaataaaatcaccATCAATCTCATGATTATCAATTTTGCCAAacttttaggaaataaaataggaaagttaataattaaaagcctaCAAACTAGCCTTGTAAAATTGATAAGACCCCAAAAAATAGCAAGTATAATTAGAGTTGTAATTGTTTGTCGttaataacaacgaacaaaaaatcttggtcaaaaatctttgttcgctgttactaacagcgaacataGACCTTGAATTTTTTGACCAAGCTTTTTTATTCGTTGTTGTGCTATGGGAAAAAGTGCTTGTTTTGGAAAACATTTTCAAAAGTTGCCTATTATAcaactttttaatattttttttgcttatttgtttaaattttttaatattggcCAAGAGGAGATACCCAAGGAGGTAAGCTACCCAATTCCATTCTTATCGAGTTGGAGaacagcaagtcttgtatgatactgtctcaccatgagatgagCCTATACAAGCAGCCtattagtaaaaaatataaaaaacaatgaaatttgaattgtaCTGAGCAACTTTTTTTAAAGAGTTTGGACAGACCTAATTAAAATCGTCTCATAGTGAGATGGTCTCAATAAAGAATTGGTGTTTGGAGAATTATACCCACTGCCATATTATTGTCCACCTTGTTGTCCACTGTGGCCCCCATTCTGCAAGCTCGACCACCATGGCTAGCCTATTTTGGGCAGCCCGACTAACACGAACACCGCAATTTGACCGATGACCACCACTATTGGGAAGTTTCGGAAGATGATTGGTTGTTttgattttgtgaaaaaattaaatgttcaGGGAAAGTATGATTTGTGGATTCTTCATCATGATAGGTGGTGTTTTGGGTTATTTTCTTTGGCTTTAGATGCCAGAATAATGGCTTTTTCTTCGGTGGGGTGAATAATATGATTAATGATATTACGTACTTGgacataaaattttaaatagagtgGCTATAATGGGCTACTGAAAAACAAAGTAAGTCGTGAAAAATAGCAGAGGTGAATAaagggaaaaaataaaatagaatttaaaGGATTTCATATTTTTGATATCAGAAAAAATGTCCGTCTTAAAAATGATTTGATATATTCTATTGAATATATAAAGGAGTATACAACCTAGCTAAATAGTAGctaaaatatttacaaaataattacatttctattttatcacattataacaaaaaaaaaaaaaaatggattaaTCGAATTTGTTTCCGACTTATATTTTGGCCAAACCAAACATGTGCTAAACTATTCAAGCCTAGGTTAGTTTTACAAGTATACAACTACTATTTATAGTATATTGAGTTCAATTTGTTTCAAAACTTTATTACTTCAAACTGAATTTGATTAGACTCGATACAAATACCAAAATATACGATTCCAATTGAAGTTATAAGGGCAATAGAAACATAATTACCAATAActtgtatagtatatataactatatgttGTGAGCAACAAGATGACCATCATTTATAATCAAGATTCAAGCACCATCTCTTTGATCGAGCTCAATGTCCTCCATATCAACCTCACCAGCAAGTTCTTCAAGAGACTTGCCCATAGGCTCGGGCACGAAGAAAGTGCAAAGCATACCTAGGAAATTTATAGCACAAAGAACAAACAATGAGTTCCTCTTGCCAATACCAGCAGGATAGCCCGGATTCCTCTTTTCCGGGTCTTTATCTTGTGATGCATAGAGAAACCCGAATGCTCCTATTATGGCTCCGGCCTTACCAGATGCAGCCGATATTCCATGACAAGTGGATCTTAGTCTAGCGGGGAAGATCTCAGCTGGGATAACAAAGGTTGTTGCATTAGGACCAAAGTTCGCAAAAAAGAATGTTAGGCCATACAATATTAAGAAGCCAATTTGATGCTCTTCGGTTCTCCAATAGTCGTATGGAATCGCAATAGCAAACATAAATATAGTCATGAAAAAGAATCCCGTCATTTGAATCCACCATCTTCCAATTACATCGATAAAGGCAACAGTGAACCAGTATCCCGGAACAGTTCCACAAAGAGCGATTAGGGTTTGAAACCGAGCAATCATGTAGATTTCTCGCATAGCACTCATCTCGACTGTAGGAGGTATCCACCCAACTGAGAAAAAGAGGTCTTTTTGAAAAAGGTTTTGACTATAGAACGCAATGTCGAGTAAGAACCAAGTACTCGTTGTACCCAAAAGGCGGATACCATACAACCGAGCAAATTCAGCAGAAAATAGTCCAAATTTGTGCCTTTcacttttaaatattttgtgcACCCTATCTTCCTCTGCGTCTAAACGAACTTTGAGTACTTTAGACATGTCTTCAGCCGCCTGTCTAGGATTTCTAGCTACTAAAGCCGTGTACCTTGCAGTTTCGGGCATCTGCATACGCCAATAATAGGTAAACCCAGCAGGAACAGCTCCGAAAATTAAGACTACCCTCCAAATGTAGTCACATTCCGGTGGAACAGAGCCTATAGGGTCTACATTATATGGTGGAGGCTTAAACCTATTCTCAAATGCAGCCGATACAAGTAAAGCCACTACTGCGGCCGCTAAAATTCCTAGCCCTTGCATAGCAAAAACCGCGGCTATAAATGTCCCACGAGTCTTCTTATTAGCATACTCGGACATGATTGTAGCCGAAAGAGGGTATTCCCCTCCAACACCGAAACCTAACCAAAACCGAAAAAAACACAATGTGGTTATAACCCCTTTGGCGGTT
Proteins encoded in this region:
- the LOC130825667 gene encoding probable inorganic phosphate transporter 1-3 isoform X1, yielding MSKGQLQVLNALDVAKTQWYHFKAIAIAGMGFFTDAYDLFCIAVVARLLGRLYYTAPGAPKPGTLPINISAAVNGVALCGTLTGQLFFGWLGDRMGRKRVYGITLILMIFASIGSGLSFGRTAKGVITTLCFFRFWLGFGVGGEYPLSATIMSEYANKKTRGTFIAAVFAMQGLGILAAAVVALLVSAAFENRFKPPPYNVDPIGSVPPECDYIWRVVLIFGAVPAGFTYYWRMQMPETARYTALVARNPRQAAEDMSKVLKVRLDAEEDRVHKIFKSERHKFGLFSAEFARLYGIRLLGTTSTWFLLDIAFYSQNLFQKDLFFSVGWIPPTVEMSAMREIYMIARFQTLIALCGTVPGYWFTVAFIDVIGRWWIQMTGFFFMTIFMFAIAIPYDYWRTEEHQIGFLILYGLTFFFANFGPNATTFVIPAEIFPARLRSTCHGISAASGKAGAIIGAFGFLYASQDKDPEKRNPGYPAGIGKRNSLFVLCAINFLGMLCTFFVPEPMGKSLEELAGEVDMEDIELDQRDGA
- the LOC130825667 gene encoding low affinity inorganic phosphate transporter 3-like isoform X2, with protein sequence MSKGQLQVLNALDVAKTQWYHFKAIAIAGMGFFTDAYDLFCIAVVARLLGRLYYTAPGAPKPGTLPINISAAVNGVALCGTLTGQLFFGWLGDRMGRKRVYGITLILMIFASIGSGLSFGRTAKGVITTLCFFRFWLGFGVGGEYPLSATIMSEYANKKTRGTFIAAVFAMQGLGILAAAVVALLVSAAFENRFKPPPYNVDPIGSVPPECDYIWRVVLIFGAVPAGFTYYWRMQMPETARYTALVARNPRQAAEDMSKVLKVRLDAEEDRVHKIFKSERHKFGLFSAEFARLYGIRLLGTTSTWFLLDIAFYSQNLFQKDLFFSVGWIPPTVEMSAMREIYMIARFQTLIALCGTVPAIPYDYWRTEEHQIGFLILYGLTFFFANFGPNATTFVIPAEIFPARLRSTCHGISAASGKAGAIIGAFGFLYASQDKDPEKRNPGYPAGIGKRNSLFVLCAINFLGMLCTFFVPEPMGKSLEELAGEVDMEDIELDQRDGA